Part of the Paenibacillus sp. FSL R7-0273 genome is shown below.
GATATAGCCGGCATATTTGATCTGAATCTCTACCTGCTCTTTCATTTCTTCATCCAGCTCATCAGGAGAAGGAGAAATCTGATCCACGAAGCTATAGGCGACCTCAGGGCGGCGCATCAGCACAAGCAGATTAGATCCATCAACAATAGGAGCTGAAGAATAAGCAGCCAGAGCTTCATTAACCTCTACAGGCTTAACCTTTGTTTCCTGAAGGCGGACAATCTCACGGTCAACCGTTTCCTTTTTATGCATAAATGCATCATAACGCTGCTGCGGAATAAGCCCAATGTCATAGCCGATAGGAGTAAGGCGCAGATCAGCATTGTCATGGCGGAGCAGCAGACGGTACTCGGCACGTGAGGTAAGCAGACGGTAAGGCTCATTCGTACCCTTAGTCACCAAGTCATCGATTAATACACCGATATACCCCTGGGAACGGTCAAGCACTACAGGCTCTTTATCCTGTACCTTACGGGCTGCATTGATGCCAGCCATTACACCCTGTCCTGCTGCTTCCTCGTATCCAGAGGTACCATTAATCTGTCCGGCGGTAAACAGCCCAGGCAGACGCTTGGTTTCAAGTGAAGGCCAGAGCTGGGTAGGCACCATGGCATCATATTCAATTGCATAGCCGTTACGCATCATTTCAACCTTCTCCATCCCGGGAATGGAGCGCAGCACGGCTAACTGTACATCTTCCGGCAGACTGGTGGAAAGACCCTGTACGTAATACTCGGAAGTGTTTTTTCCTTCCGGTTCAAGAAAAATCTGGTGCTGGGACTTGTCACTGAACCGCACTACCTTGTCTTCAATAGACGGGCAATATCGCGGGCCTGTTCCTTCAATAATTCCGGTAAACATCGGGGCACGGTGCAGGTTGTCGTTAATAATCTGATGAGTAACCGGCTGTGTATAGGTCAGCCAGCAAGGCAGCTGCTCATTGTCCGATGACTTGGTTTCAAACGAGAAGAACTTAGGCTTATCATCACCCGGCTGAATCTCTGTTTTGGAGAAATCAATAGTATCCCTGTGTACACGCGGAGGTGTTCCTGTCTTAAAGCGGACCAGCTCAAAGCCGAGCTCACGCAGGTTTTCGGACAGACGAACGGAAGGCTGCTGATTATTCGGGCCGCTCTCATACGTCAGCTCACCCATGATAACCTTACCGCGCAGATAGGTGCCTGTAGTCAGGATAACCGTTTTACTGCGGTAGATTGTGCCTGTCTTAGTAATTACGCCTGCGCATTTTCCGTCCTCCACAATCAGCTCTTCAACCATACCCTGGCGAAGCGTCAGGTTAGGCGTCTTCTCCATTGTTTCTTTCATAGCGTGCTGATAGAGAAATTTATCCGCCTGAGCGCGCAGTGCATGAACCGCCGGTCCTTTGCCTGTATTAAGCATACGCAGCTGGATAAAGGTCTTATCAATATTCCGTCCCATTTCTCCACCCAGCGCATCAATTTCACGGACGACATGTCCCTTAGCGGG
Proteins encoded:
- the mnmG gene encoding tRNA uridine-5-carboxymethylaminomethyl(34) synthesis enzyme MnmG, encoding MGYEGGSYDVVVIGAGHAGCEAALAAARMGCNTLMITINLDMVAFMPCNPSIGGPAKGHVVREIDALGGEMGRNIDKTFIQLRMLNTGKGPAVHALRAQADKFLYQHAMKETMEKTPNLTLRQGMVEELIVEDGKCAGVITKTGTIYRSKTVILTTGTYLRGKVIMGELTYESGPNNQQPSVRLSENLRELGFELVRFKTGTPPRVHRDTIDFSKTEIQPGDDKPKFFSFETKSSDNEQLPCWLTYTQPVTHQIINDNLHRAPMFTGIIEGTGPRYCPSIEDKVVRFSDKSQHQIFLEPEGKNTSEYYVQGLSTSLPEDVQLAVLRSIPGMEKVEMMRNGYAIEYDAMVPTQLWPSLETKRLPGLFTAGQINGTSGYEEAAGQGVMAGINAARKVQDKEPVVLDRSQGYIGVLIDDLVTKGTNEPYRLLTSRAEYRLLLRHDNADLRLTPIGYDIGLIPQQRYDAFMHKKETVDREIVRLQETKVKPVEVNEALAAYSSAPIVDGSNLLVLMRRPEVAYSFVDQISPSPDELDEEMKEQVEIQIKYAGYIEKQLAHVEKLQKMEKKKIPDDIDYNQIHGLAMEARQKLTKIAPISIGQASRIAGVTPADISILLVHLEHYNRVTAAKG